In one Cercospora beticola chromosome 1, complete sequence genomic region, the following are encoded:
- a CDS encoding uncharacterized protein (antiSMASH:Cluster_9), with translation MNPSNFSPAALPWMPGKMKSCDLCSQWFRVGEDISQHECVPPKANEPDIKIKQEPVEAGSSESPPVSPVTSPTSAERPGRRGKARGFELLADSPATRSNGEEGTSEDSNPEGITDTEDWTTDYPSRLYGPDGSPLPSQRTGRRAPPASGPSPSQGKRPSPNSDRANNKRNRPSAEFTFSPPQRTGRRGPRGAARPSLDSNAAAASSPNPPAQRQAPEVEVAQAVSRMVQSRVDVVSHNERLYVERMIASKLDEYRQNEATRFHATLVAKWRANYQQTVTELTDERFNHRWEEMNDGFKMTGPILKIVREAVDQRFNDRVKQLGDKRGSEQGLGEVKDEVKDEMQRRLKMHERNPILEQLIGTQPVKKKSIEREATSVSKDEDDEPVERGRSEK, from the exons ATGAACCCCAGCAACTTCAGCCCGGCCGCACTCCCTTGGATGCCTGGCAAGATGAAATCATGCGACCTTTGCAGTCAATGGTTCAGAGTGGGCGAGGACATCAGTCAACACGAATGCGTTCCTCCTAAAGCCAACGAGCCAGACATCAAAATCAAGCAAGAGCCCGTTGAGGCTGGCAGCTCTGAGAGTCCGCCAGTCAGCCCAGTCACCAGTCCTACCTCCGCAGAGCGTCCAGGTCGCAGAGGCAAAGCGAGAGGATTCGAACTACTTGCTGATTCTCCTGCCACGCGTAGCAACGGGGAAGAAGGTACAAGCGAGGATTCCAACCCCGAAGGAATCACAGACACTGAAGACTGGACTACAGATTACCCTTCTCGACTTTACGGCCCAGATGGATCCCCTTTACCATCACAACGCACTGGAAGACGTGCGCCTCCGGCATCTGGACCTTCTCCCAGCCAAGGAAAGAGACCAAGTCCAAACTCAGATCGCGCCAACAACAAGAGAAACCGTCCTTCTGCAGAATTTACCTTCTCTCCACCACAAAGGACTGGACGTCGTGGACCGAGAGGAGCTGCTCGACCATCGCTTGACAGCAACGCGGCGGCGGCTTCATCGCCAAATCCTCCTGCCCAGCGACAAGCTCCGGAAGTCGAAGTGGCTCAAGCAGTCTCGCGCATGGTCCAATCTAGGGTGGATGTCGTAAGTCACAACGAGCGCCTTTATGTTGAGCGCATGATTGCCAGCAAGCTCGACGAGTATCGTCAGAACGAAGCGACTCGGTTCCATGCAACTCTTGTTGCGAAGTGGAGAGCAAATTATCAGCAG ACTGTGACCGAATTGACGGATGAGAGGTTCAATCATCGGTGGGAGGAAATGAATGATGGCTTCAAAATGACTGGTCCAATCCTCAAGATTGTGAGAGAGGCGGTCGACCAGAGATTCAATGATCGCGTGAAGCAATTGGGTGACAAGCGAGGATCGGAGCAAGGTCTGGGCGAGGTGAAGGACGAGGTCAAGGATGAGATGCAAAGGAGGCTGAAGATGCATGAGAGAAATCCGATCCTGGAGCAGCTGATTGGGACTCAGCCcgtcaagaagaagtcgatcgaGCGTGAGGCAACGAGTGTTTccaaggacgaggatgatgagccTGTTGAGCGCGGTCGCAGCGAGAAATGA
- a CDS encoding uncharacterized protein (antiSMASH:Cluster_9), translating into MSTSPHGAVKHTASSLPPFKGKGNRGWLSKAECQQVLACANTEYDMLRQQIKLTGQQQIFGGKALLRQNLNDFDPDGAHRARLWAEVESSSPLFAELFSGTRQNCDSSTWNQFLGRVKYSMLKNLSKRSESAYSDDSEFTDTTQGTISSGGKMSSIPSKRSSGSEDFDFDLHSRPSRKRFETFKVRDRDDGFPNHEDEVSADEAMSDSEDVIAVAPRKSKPLRKHFQVSTAPSANPASSIPLPGSTALFAEPDELSIDNRHSSVETPGRHGQPITRSVGVEVQQLFNQRLDERTAALGLAYDARLTQQLGAERERLAAIFEDAVQRKALQEIQKHESDREKEAEAKIAACKKIYESMIIEKEAEVAAEKMEFDSIINGKEAQFAAEKNKLESFIEEKEAQLAAVHRKCEAFIEEREVQLAAEKTQFQADTKAEAEAQIAAAKAQIDSMVKEQVQNAMKEEKARMMEFLQSM; encoded by the coding sequence ATGTCGACCTCACCACACGGCGCGGTGAAGCACACCGCATCGTCCCTTCCACCCTTCAAAGGCAAGGGGAACAGAGGCTGGCTCTCCAAGGCAGAATGCCAACAAGTTCTAGCTTGCGCCAATACGGAATACGACATGCTTCGGCAGCAGATCAAGTTGACCGGCCAGCAGCAAATCTTCGGGGGTAAAGCGCTGCTTCGCCAAAACTTGAATGATTTCGACCCAGATGGCGCTCACCGCGCGCGCCTTTGGGCTGAAGTCGAAAGCAGCAGCCCCCTCTTCGCGGAACTGTTCTCTGGCACTCGCCAGAACTGTGACTCATCGACGTGGAACCAATTTCTCGGCAGAGTCAAATACAGTATGCTCAAAAACTTGAGCAAAAGATCAGAGAGCGCGTACAGCGATGACTCAGAATTCACGGACACGACGCAAGGTACGATCTCGTCCGGCGGAAAGATGTCGTCGATTCCTAGCAAGCGATCCAGTGGATCTgaagacttcgacttcgacttgCACTCCAGGCCCTCAAGAAAGCGCTTCGAAACATTCAAAGTCAGAGATCGTGACGATGGCTTTCCCAATCATGAAGATGAGGTGTCTGCCGACGAAGCCATGTCCGATTCGGAGGATGTTATCGCTGTCGCTCCCAGGAAGTCGAAGCCACTGAGAAAACATTTCCAGGTGTCCACTGCCCCTTCTGCAAACCCTGCCAGCTCCATTCCGCTGCCCGGGAGCACCGCTCTCTTCGCCGAGCCTGATGAGCTGTCCATTGACAACCGACACTCTTCTGTCGAGACCCCGGGCCGTCATGGCCAGCCCATCACACGAAGCGTGGGAGTCGAGGTTCAGCAACTGTTCAACCAGCGTTTGGACGAACGCACAGCAGCGTTGGGCCTCGCGTACGACGCTCGTCTCACACAACAACTCGGagcagagcgcgagagactGGCTGCTATCTTCGAGGATGCAGTTCAGAGAAAAGCCCTGCAAGAAATCCAGAAGCACGAATCTGACCGTGAGAAGGAGGCTGAGGCCAAAATTGCTGCTTGCAAGAAAATATACGAGTCTATGATCATCGAAAAGGAGGCTGAGGTTGCTGCCGAGAAGATGGAGTTCGACTCTATCATCAACGGGAAGGAGGCCCAGTTCGCTGCTGAGAAGAACAAGCTGGAATCCTTCATCGAGGAAAAGGAAGCCCAGCTTGCCGCAGTGCACCGCAAGTGCGAAGCATTTATCGAAGAAAGGGAAGTTCAGCTCGCTGCCGAGAAGACGCAGTTCCAAGCTGACACCAAGGCTGAGGCTGAAGCTCAGATCGCTGCGGCGAAGGCGCAGATCGACTCTATGGTAAAGGAGCAGGTACAGAACGCAatgaaggaagagaaagccAGAATGATGGAGTTCTTGCAAAGTATGTAA
- a CDS encoding uncharacterized protein (antiSMASH:Cluster_9), translating into MADLPDLPGRGTYLTNPECLQTLSCTDHEFTLLRDAVLSIGTKPSFDGKTLFDQDLRKFDSLGRHRRKLWAEVERSNPLFAELLAGKRQNCDAKTWSEYVTRVKSAIIHIVVKPLRKKIASTNGAKSIPKKRGSTSEVIDLDNDTEHANEQVKELDTTLGSETSGRPEKRPKLSSRIPDAPEISLSASRNTTPLRKSVNSLEGAEEILDDDQRHSKEILPPHDQFSDECASGFANKMMQLVKQHLEQRIADLEDTFEARVAVQVTAERAEIAEERAEQAEERKNLARVVEEQVKERVSAEKQKLESAIMGEAEAQVAAERNEIGILVEREVQMRLPEERIKWEEAVAKQLKSLF; encoded by the coding sequence ATGGCAGATCTGCCGGACCTCCCAGGCAGAGGCACCTACTTGACAAACCCGGAATGCCTTCAAACTCTGTCCTGCACCGACCACGAGTTTACACTTCTTAGAGATGCTGTACTGTCAATCGGTACAAAGCCCAGCTTTGATGGCAAAACGCTCTTTGACCAGGACCTTCGGAAATTTGACTCTTTGGGGCGACATCGGCGGAAGCTGTGGgctgaagtcgagaggaGCAACCCGCTCTTCGCAGAACTGCTCGCAGGCAAACGACAGAATTGCGATGCAAAGACGTGGTCAGAATACGTTACCAGGGTCAAGTCAGCCATAATACACATCGTGGTAAAGCcattgaggaagaagatagctaGCACCAACGGCGCGAAGTCGATACCGAAAAAGCGCGGCAGCACATCCGAAGTGATCGATCTTGACAACGACACGGAGCATGCGAATGAGCAAGTGAAGGAACTCGATACCACGCTCGGGTCAGAAACCAGTGGACGCCCTGAAAAGAGACCAAAGCTGTCTTCGCGGATCCCGGACGCGCCTGAGATCTCCCTATCTGCTAGCAGGAATACCACTCCACTTCGTAAGAGTGTTAACTCACTGGAAGGGGCCGAAGAGATCTTGGATGACGATCAGCGTCACTCTAAGGAGATACTTCCCCCTCACGACCAGTTCTCCGACGAATGCGCCAGCGGCTTCGCAAACAAGATGATGCAGCTCGTCAAACAGCATCTAGAACAGCGTATCGCAGATCTGGAGGACACCTTCGAAGCTCGTGTAGCAGTACAAGTCACAGCAGAGCGAGCAGAAATCGCCGAGGAGCGCgcagagcaagcagaagagcGCAAAAATCTGGCTCGCGTCGTAGAAGAGCAGGTGAAAGAAAGAGTCTCtgcagagaagcagaaatTGGAATCTGCCATCAtgggagaagctgaagctcaGGTTGCTGCCGAGAGGAACGAGATTGGCATTCTGGTCGAGCGAGAAGTGCAAATGAGACTGCCAGAAGAGAGGATCAAATGGGAAGAGGCAGTTGCAAAGCAGCTGAAGAGCTTATTCTGA
- a CDS encoding uncharacterized protein (antiSMASH:Cluster_9) — protein MGSSAKKKKEKKADFAKPKLKVGKARPKNTNATDTSFSTKSIVLKQQSLSEGTRDAAALFHHNLSLLSSRNETQRRDALTYLITAVAAAPSGNLPKPASGVLAKVSPLILDGNSAVRGQVLKLLKLLPAGQLGNLEQTVLYTRAGLSHLSNDIRLTALDVLDWLLEANGEAVVSQAGGWVKTLQTFQNLLSWQGTSSSGVVQNGDWSATKTKTNLGSNRLLVHQLSTLAHFINAGLIRPPPDLQAEARRAAALFPLCQTDCHLLSKRSNPFGYLNLFGAPRDVEGEVYDDPDERMNVFLELNMHGAFQFGVQEAKREGGEVGRAASAVDKALRLVEVS, from the coding sequence ATGGGTTCCtcagccaagaagaagaaagagaagaaagccgaCTTCGCCAAACCCAAGCTCAAAGTCGGGAAAGCACGACCGAAAAATACAAATGCCACCGATACCAGTTTCTCAACCAAATCTATCGTCTTGAAACAGCAGTCCCTCAGCGAAGGCACTCGAGATGCTGCGGCACTCTTCCACCACAATCTGTCCCTTTTGAGCAGTCGGAACGAGACCCAAAGGAGAGATGCTCTGACATATCTCATCACGGCAGTGGCAGCTGCGCCGAGCGGGAATTTGCCGAAGCCTGCGTCGGGTGTGTTGGCTAAAGTCAGCCCTTTGATCTTGGATGGAAACTCGGCGGTACGAGGTCAGGTGCTGAAATTGCTGAAGCTCCTGCCAGCTGGACAGCTGGGAAACCTGGAGCAGACTGTGCTCTACACTCGCGCTGGACTGTCACATCTTTCGAATGACATTCGTTTGACCGCACTGGACGTCCTAGACTGGCTGCTCGAGGCGAACGGAGAGGCGGTTGTCAGCCAGGCAGGAGGATGGGTGAAGACTCTACAGACTTTCCAGAATTTGCTCTCCTGGCAAGGGACAAGCAGCAGTGGAGTGGTTCAGAATGGAGACTGGTCAGCAACGAAGACGAAAACAAATCTTGGCAGTAACAGGCTTCTTGTGCATCAGCTCTCGACGCTGGCGCACTTCATCAATGCTGGACTCATACGGCCTCCGCCAGATCTTCAAGCGGAAGCACGAAGAGCAGCGGCCTTGTTTCCGCTGTGTCAGACAGACTGTCATCTGCTGTCAAAGAGGAGCAACCCTTTTGGGTATCTCAACCTGTTCGGCGCGCCGCGAGATGTGGAAGGCGAAGTGTATGATGATCCGGATGAGAGGATGAATGTGTTCCTAGAGTTGAACATGCACGGGGCGTTCCAATTCGGCGTGCAAGAGGCCAAAAGAGAGGGAGGCGAAGTAGGACGAGCTGCCAGCGCTGTTGACAAGGCGCTGAGGCTCGTCGAAGTGAGCTGA
- a CDS encoding uncharacterized protein (antiSMASH:Cluster_9) — MASQQPSPSAETEALLSRLSQRPGVQGTLILARDTGAIVRSSGLVTDADNADEEARPPTSNGADDGVKKRGTRKAEEVARLVYKFVQGAGEMIEDLNGEHDEAKLLRVRTKKNEVVIVPDAKFLLVVIHDTPPAP, encoded by the exons ATGGCATCCCAGCAGCCATCGCCATCTGCCGAGACAGAAGCGCTCTTGTCGCGGCTATCGCAGCGTCCTGGAGTCCAAGGCACCCTCATCCTCGCCCGCGATACTGGAGCTATCGTGCGCTCTTCAGGACTGGTCACCGATGCGGACAACGCCGACGAGGAAGCGCGCCCACCGACTTCAAATGGAGCAGATGATGgagtgaagaagagagggACTAGAAAGGCTGAAGAGGTTGCGCGGCTGGTGTACAAATTTGTGCAAGGCGCGGGAGAGATGATAGAGGACCTGAATGGGGAGCATGATGAGGCGAAGCTGTTGCGtgtgaggacgaagaagaatgagGTGGTGATCGTGCCGG ACGCGAAGTTCTTGCTTGTGGTGATCCATGACACTCCGCCAGCACCTTGA
- a CDS encoding uncharacterized protein (antiSMASH:Cluster_9) yields the protein MRLLRAGGEELVLDNAYGESNEYAILSHRWLPQDEQEIRYPDIVNQKDGLDTKAGWNKLQGCRRQAVLDGLPHVWADTACIDKSSSQELTESINSMY from the coding sequence ATGAGACTTCTGCGCGCCGGGGGCGAGGAACTTGTTCTGGACAACGCCTACGGCGAGAGCAACGAGTACGCCATATTGTCCCACAGATGGCTGCCACAAGACGAACAAGAAATCAGATACCCCGATATCGTAAACCAAAAGGATGGATTGGACACCAAGGCTGGCTGGAACAAGTTACAAGGGTGTCGCCGGCAAGCTGTACTTGATGGCTTGCCGCATGTCTGGGCAGATACCGCATGTATTgacaagagcagcagtcaAGAATTGACAGAATCCATCAACTCCATGTATTAA
- a CDS encoding uncharacterized protein (antiSMASH:Cluster_9) has translation MPDPGTVFNDFGRVTAEADIADAITTNGLQPSVAAFNEDHIPSIWDTWDREAFRKCTWFTRAWTLQEMIAPRQVRFYSQSWRFICDLEDIVPDISGLTGVHESLWTEQRPLDTFSVAQKMSWASARTSTKIEDRTYSLLGLMGVNIPVVYGEGIKAFQRLQDEILRTGSDDSIFAFKSSRGTYGVATYYTMFLLAQSPEEFRGCGNIVIRNEHVATGYRAGTREVTFHQRIVGRFDGLRWKHRHEITRTLFGWYNVASDYKVKRFMILRCALEDKPEIVLAMRLQSLDFPRSDLYAVDGSGSGLHVEPLRISAHDYDSCPYKTFSVLRDPMPDRSQEYVQSKRNVIILCDSKCTLNIGLKSTSIQGAWNQGRLCFELRADEHYSLPEFDAELELSMPGSESKIRAHVKFWPTDNVSRFLRLRFHQAISLPWWTTLILWTDMYYSTFVPYESGFLVGRAYPWKSPLGKNNLLFLEFEYMELPLLLLHACRRTGLFVASCIAFMLVIAAIGTMGAPTVMWSTFKQKAVIWFLLPMLIWFLTSAVLYHFDKMPLRILLAVPFGILGALSAIIMLYFSMILSPTCCVPLTGSKKAQEEIERFKALMEDPHWSQQNWTRRAMEHIKTFVIEWWFGIKWVISYNL, from the exons ATGCCCGATCCGGGAACAGTGTTCAACGACTTTGGACGTGTCACAGCTGAAGCTGATATTGCCGATGCAATTACGACGAACGGGTTGCAGCCCTCAGTCGCAGCGTTCAACGAAGATCACATACCATCTATATGGGACACCTGGGACCGTGAAGCCTTTAGGAAATGCACGTGGTTCACCCGAGCTTGGACGTTGCAAGAGATGATCGCCCCGCGTCAAGTCAGGTTCTACAGTCAGTCATGGCGCTTTATATGTGACCTCGAGGATATCGTCCCAGACATTTCAGGACTGACAGGCGTACACGAGTCCCTCTGGACGGAGCAAAGACCTTTAGATACCTTCAGCGTGGCGCAGAAGATGTCTTGGGCATCAGCACGCACAA GTACAAAGATTGAAGATCGCACG TACTCGCTGCTCGGACTTATGGGCGTCAACATACCCGTCGTGTACGGAGAGGGCATCAAAGCATTCCAGAGACTTCAGGATGAAATTCTTCGCACTGGCTCAGATGACTCAATCTTCGCATTCAAGTCCAGTAGGGGGACCTACGGCGTTGCCACTTACTACACGATGTTTTTGTTGGCTCAATCTCCCGAAGAATTCCGGGGATGTGGAAATATCGTTATTCGCAACGAGCACGTTGCAACTGGCTATCGGGCTGGCACACGCGAGGTCACGTTCCATCAGAGGATAGTTGGAAGATTCGACGGTCTACGGTGGAAACATAGGCACGAGATAACACGCACTCTCTTTGGATGGTACAATGTCGCTTCGGACTACAAGGTGAAACGATTTATGATCTTGAGATGTGCCCTCGAAGACAAGCCTGAGATCGTGCTAGCCATGCGACTTCAATCTCTAGATTTTCCCCGGTCAGACCTCTACGCCGTCGatggctctggctctggccTTCACGTGGAGCCTCTGCGTATAAGTGCCCACGATTACGACTCTTGTCCCTACAAGACTTTCAGCGTGCTACGCGATCCGATGCCCGATCGATCTCAAGAATATGTCCAGAGCAAGAGAAATGTAATCATCCTTTGCGATTCCAAATGCACTCTGAACATTGGGCTAAAGAGCACATCCATCCAAGGTGCTTGGAACCAGGGACGGCTGTGCTTCGAACTACGAGCTGATGAACATTATTCATTACCAGAATTTGATGCAGAGCTCGAGCTCAGCATGCCAGGATCCGAATCAAAAATCAGGGCACATGTCAAGTTCTGGCCGACCGATAACGTGAGCAGGTTTCTGCGATTGAGATTCCACCAAGCAATCTCCTTGCCCTGGTGGACGACCCTTATACTTTGGACGGATATGTACTACTCTACTTTCGTCCCTTACGAGAGCGGATTCCTGGTCGGGAGAGCTTATCCTTGGAAAAGCCCTCTAGGGAAAAACAATCTTCTATTCTTGGAGTTCGAATACATGGAATTGCCGCTCTTGCTGTTGCACGCCTGCCGTAGGACTGGCCTGTTCGTCGCCTCTTGCATCGCTTTTATGCTCGTCATTGCTGCCATCGGAACTATGGGAGCACCGACCGTAATGTGGTCTACATTCAAGCAAAAGGCAGTGATCTGGTTCCTGCTGCCAATGTTAATCTGGTTCCTAACCAGTGCAGTTCTGTACCATTTTGACAAGATGCCTTTGAGGATCTTGCTTGCTGTGCCTTTCGGCATACTAGGAGCATTAAGCGCCATAATTATGCTCTATTTTTCGATGATACTATCGCCAACGTGCTGCGTCCCACTCACTGGTTCCAAGAAAGCTCAGGAAGAGATTGAGCGCTTCAAGGCTCTAATGGAGGATCCACATTGGTCCCAGCAAAACTGGACTCGAAGAGCTATGGAGCATATCAAGACTTTCGTTATAGAATGGTGGTTTGGAATCAAGTGGGTTATATCATATAATTTGTAA